In the Pungitius pungitius chromosome 5, fPunPun2.1, whole genome shotgun sequence genome, one interval contains:
- the cltcl1 gene encoding clathrin heavy chain 1 isoform X3 has translation MAQILPIRFQEHLQLQNMGVNPANIGFSYLTMESDKFICIREKVGDQNQVVIVDMSDPTNPIRRPISADSAIMNPTSKVIALKAAKTLQIFNIEMKSKVKAHTMTEEVMFWKWISVNTVALVTDTAVFHWSMEGDSQPAKVFDRHASLAGCQIINYRTDEQQKWLLLIGISAQQNRVVGAMQLYSVDRKVSQPIEGHAAAFGEFKVEGNLKASTLFCFAVRSQAGGKLHIIEVGQPAAGNQPFAKKAVDVFFPPEAQTDFPVAMQIGNKHGVIYLITKYGYIHLYDLESGVCIYMNRISAETIFVTAPHEATSGIIGVNKKGQVLSVCVEEENLVNYATNVLQNPDLALRMAVRSNLAGAEEIFARKFNTLFAQGSYSEATKVAASAPKGVLRTAETIRKFQSVPAQPGQASPLLQYFGILLDQGQLNKFESLELCRPVLQQGRKQLLEKWLKEDKLECSEELGDLVKASDPTLALSVYLRANIPNKVIQCFAETSQFQKIVLYAKKVGYTPDWVFLLRNVMRVNPDQGLQFAQMLVQDEEPLANINQIVDVFMEGNLIQQCTSFLLDALKNNRPAEGHLQTRLLEMNLMHAPQVADAILGNQMFTHYDRPHVAQLCEKAGLLQRALEHYTDQYDIKRAVVHTHLLNPEWLVNYFGSLSVEDSLECLRAMLSANIRQNLQLCVQVASKYHEQLGTQLLVELFESFKSYEGLFYFLGSIVNFSQEPDVHFKYIQAACKTGQIKEVERICRESNCYDPERVKNFLKEAKLTDQLPLIIVCDRFDFVHDLVLYLYRNNLQKYIEIYVQKVNPSRLPVVIGGLLDVDCAEDVIKNLIMVVRGQFSTDELVEQVEKRNRLKLLLSWLESRIHDGCEEPATHNALAKIYIDSNNTPERFLKENAFYNSAVVGKYCEKRDPHLACVAYERGQCDLDLIKVCNENSLFKSEARYLVRRKDPELWVNVLDENNPFRRQLIDQVVQTALSETQDPEEVSVTVKAFMTADLPNELIELLEKIVLDNSVFSEHRNLQNLLILTAIKADRTRVMEYINRLDNYDAPDIANIAISNELFEEAFAIFKKFDVNTSAIQVLIEHIGNLDRAYEFAERCNEPAVWSQLARAQLQRDLVKEAIDSYIKAVDPSAYMEVVNAASKNDNWEDLVKFLQMSRKKARESYVETELIFALAKTNRLAELEEFVSGPNNAHIQQVGDRCYEEGMHEAAKLLYNNVSNFARLASTLVHLGEYQAAVDSARKANSTRTWKEVCFACVDGEEFRLAQICGLHIVIHADELEDLISYYQDRGYFEELIALLESALGLERAHMGMFTELAILYSKFKPQRMREHLELFWSRVNIPKVLRAAEQSHLWAELVFLYDKYEEFDNAAITMMSHATDAWREGSFKDIIAKVANVELYYKSLSFYLEFKPLLLNDLLTILSPRLDHTRAVTFFSKVNQLKVVKPYLKSVQNHNNKSVNEALNNLLTEEEDYQGLRASIDAYDNFDTIDLAQRLEKHQLIEFRRIAAYLYKGNNRWRQSVELCKKDKLYKDAMLYAAESKDAELAETLLQWFLEQGRKECFAACLFASYDLLHPDVVLELAWRHNIVDFAMPYFIQVMREYLTKVDEFAAKVTVDKLDEADSQRKTEEEVIEPQPIVFGYPGYGYPVAPAGFPAQPVYGFNM, from the exons TTGCAGAACATGGGCGTGAACCCGGCCAACATCGGGTTCAGCTATCTGACCATGGAGTCGGACAAGTTCATCTGCATCAGGGAGAAGGTGGGCGATCAGAACCAGGTGGTGATCGTGGACATGTCCGACCCCACCAACCCCATCAGGAGGCCCATCTCTGCCGACAGTGCCATCATGAACCCCACCAGCAAGGTCATCGCCCTAAAAG CCGCCAAGACGCTACAGATTTTCAACATTGAGATGAAGAGCAAGGTAAAGGCGCACACCATGACGGAGGAGGTCATGTTCTGGAAGTGGATCTCTGTGAACACCGTTGCCCTGGTGACGGACACGGCAGTCTTTCACTGGAGCATGGAGGGGGATTCCCAGCCCGCCAAAGTATTTGATCGGCACGCCAGTCTGGCAGGGTGTCAGATCATCAATTACAGAACTGACGAGCAACAGAAGTGGCTGCTGCTGATAGGGATTTCTGCACAG CAAAACAGAGTGGTTGGCGCCATGCAGCTGTATTCTGTTGACAGGAAAGTGTCTCAGCCTATTGAGGGTCATGCCGCTGCCTTCGGGGAGTTCAAAGTGGAGGGAAATCTCAAAGCCTCAACTCTCTTCTGCTTTGCTGTACGCTCACAGGCTGGGGGAAAG TTGCACATCATTGAAGTTGGTCAGCCAGCTGCAGGAAACCAGCCATTTGCTAAGAAAGCAGTGGATGTGTTCTTCCCCCCAGAGGCCCAGACAGACTTTCCTGTAGCTATGCAG ATTGGCAATAAACATGGCGTCATATATTTGATCACAAAGTATGGCTACATTCACCTGTACGACTTGGAGTCTGGAGTATGCATCTACATGAACCGGATCAGTGCAGAGACCATCTTTGTCACCGCCCCTCACGAAGCCACGTCGGGCATTATTGGAGTCAACAAGAAGGGACAA gtgctgtctgtgtgtgttgaggagGAAAACCTTGTCAACTATGCCACCAATGTTCTGCAGAACCCCGATCTGGCCTTGAGGATGGCTGTGAGGTCCAACTTGGCTGGGGCTGAGGAGATTTTTGCCAGAAAGTTCAACACCTTGTTTGCTCAGGGGAGTTATTCAGAGGCCACTAAGGTGGCTGCGTCGGCACCCAAG GGTGTTCTGCGGACAGCAGAGACCATCCGGAAGTTCCAGAGCGTCCCAGCCCAACCGGGCCAGGCCTCACCGCTCCTGCAGTACTTTGGGATTCTGCTGGACCAGGGCCAGCTCAACAAGTTTGAGTCCCTGGAGCTGTGCCGGCCGGTCCTGCAGCAGGGGCGCAAGCAACTTCTGGAGAAATGGCTAAAGGAGGACAAG CTGGAGTGCTCTGAGGAGCTGGGGGACCTGGTGAAGGCCTCGGACCCCACCCTGGCTCTTAGTGTGTACCTCAGAGCTAACATCCCCAACAAGGTTATCCAGTGCTTTGCCGAGACCAGCCAGTTCCAGAAGATTGTGCTATATGCTAAAAAG GTGGGCTACACCCCAGACTGGGTGTTTTTACTGAGGAACGTGATGCGCGTCAACCCGGATCAGGGACTTCAGTTTGCCCAGATGCTGGTGCAGGATGAGGAGCCGCTGGCCAACATCAACCAG ATCGTCGATGTGTTCATGGAGGGAAACCTGATCCAGCAGTGCACATCTTTTCTGTTGGATGCTCTGAAGAATAACCGCCCGGCTGAGGGCCACCTGCAGACGCGTCTACTAGAGATGAACCTCATGCATGCTCCCCAG GTAGCAGACGCTATCCTGGGCAACCAGATGTTCACCCATTATGACCGGCCCCATGTTGCCCAGCTGTGTGAGAAGGCAGGGCTACTACAGAGAGCTCTGGAGCACTACACCGACCAGTACGACATCAAGCGGGCTGTGGTGCACACACATCTGCTCAACCCGGAG TGGCTGGTGAACTACTTTGGCTCTTTATCAGTGGAGGACTCGCTGGAGTGTTTGAGGGCCATGTTGTCGGCCAACATCAGGCAGAACCTGCAGCTGTGCGTCCAGGTTGCGTCGAAGTATCACGAGCAGCTGGGGACTCAGTTGCTGGTGGAGCTCTTTGAGTCCTTCAAGAGCTACGAGG GCTTGTTTTACTTCCTTGGGTCGATTGTGAATTTCAGCCAGGAGCCGGACGTCCACTTCAAGTACATCCAGGCCGCCTGTAAAACAGGCCAGATTAAGGAAGTGGAAAGGATCTGCAGGGAGAGCAACTGCTACGACCCTGAAAGGGTGAAAAACTTCCTCAAg GAGGCCAAGCTAACAGACCAGCTTCCCCTAATCATTGTGTGTGATCGCTTCGACTTCGTCCATGACCTGGTGCTCTACCTCTACCGTAACAACCTCCAGAAATACATTGAAATCTACGTACAGAAA GTGAACCCCAGTCGCCTCCCCGTGGTAATAGGCGGCCTTTTGGATGTGGACTGTGCTGAGGACGTCATAAAAAACCTGATCATGGTGGTCAGAGGGCAGTTCTCCACTGACGagctggtggagcaggtggagaagaGGAACAG GTTAAAGCTTCTACTGTCGTGGCTGGAGTCCCGAATCCACGATGGCTGCGAGGAGCCGGCCACTCACAACGCCCTCGCCAAAATATACATAGACAGCAACAACACACCCGAGCGCTTCCTGAAGGAGAACGCGTTCTACAACAGCGCCGTGGTGGGGAAGTACTGCGAAAAGAGGGACCCCCACTTGGCCTGCGTGGCCTACGAGAGAGGACAGTGTGACCTGGATCTCATCAAA gtGTGCAATGAGAACTCTTTATTCAAGAGTGAGGCTCGCTATCTGGTGCGAAGGAAAGATCCAGAGCTTTGGGTGAACGTCTTGGATGAAAACAACCCCTTCAGAAGGCAACTCATcgaccag GTGGTGCAGACGGCGCTGTCTGAGACCCAGGATCCAGAGGAGGTGTCGGTCACGGTGAAGGCCTTCATGACCGCGGACTTGCCCAACGAGCTAATCGAGTTGCTGGAGAAGATTGTACTCGACAACTCTGTCTTCAGCGAACACCG GAACCTCCAGAACCTGCTCATTTTGACGGCCATCAAGGCTGACCGCACTCGTGTGATGGAGTACATCAACAGACTGGACAACTATGACGCCCCGGACATCGCTAACATCGCCATCAGCAACGAGCTCTTTGAGGAAGCCTTTGCCATTTTCAAGAAGTTTGACGTCAACACCTCAGCCATacag GTATTAATAGAGCACATAGGGAACTTGGACCGGGCCTATGAGTTCGCAGAGCGCTGCAACGAGCCTGCTGTGTGGAGCCAGCTGGCTcgagctcagctgcagagagacCTGGTTAAGGAGGCCATAGACTCGTACATCAAGGCCGTCGACCCCTCGGCGTACATGGAGGTGGTCAACGCTGCCAGCAAGAACG ataaCTGGGAGGACTTGGTCAAATTCCTCCAGATGTCTCGGAAGAAAGCAAGGGAGTCATATGTGGAGACGGAACTGATCTTCGCTTTGGCCAAAACCAACCGTCTGGCCGAGTTGGAGGAGTTTGTCAGCGGGCCCAATAACGCTCACATACAGCAG GTCGGTGATCGGTGTTACGAAGAGGGGATGCACGAGGCGGCCAAGCTCTTGTACAACAACGTGTCCAACTTTGCCCGCCTGGCATCGACGCTGGTCCACCTCGGGGAGTACCAGGCGGCCGTGGACAGCGCCCGGAAAGCCAACAGCACGCGGACGTGGAAGGAG GTGTGTTTTGCGTGCGTGGACGGGGAGGAGTTTCGGCTGGCCCAGATATGCGGTCTCCACATAGTTATCCACGCCGACGAGCTGGAGGACCTGATAAGCTACTATCAGGACCGTGGGTACTTTGAGGAGCTCATCGCCCTGCTGGAGTCCGCGCTGGGTCTGGAGCGGGCCCACATGGGCATGTTCACCGAGCTCGCCATCTTGTATTCAAAGTTCAAACCACAGAGGATGAGGGAGCACCTGGAGCTGTTCTGGTCCAGAGTCAACATCCCCAAG GTCCTCCGTGCAGCAGAGCAGTCTCATTTATGGGCAGAACTGGTTTTCCTTTATGATAAATATGAGGAGTTTGACAACGCCGCCATCACAATGATGTCTCATGCCACAGATGCATGGAGAGAAGGATCGTTCAAGGACATCATTGCCAAG GTCGCCAATGTGGAGTTGTACTACAAATCTCTGTCCTTCTACCTGGAATTCAAACCTCTTTTACTTAACGACCTGCTGACCATCCTGTCCCCGCGGCTGGACCATACGCGAGCGGTCACCTTCTTCAGCAAG GTGAACCAGCTGAAGGTGGTCAAGCCTTACCTGAAGTCCGTCCAGAATCACAACAACAAGTCGGTCAACGAGGCCCTTAACAACctgctgacggaggaggaggactacCAG GGCCTTAGAGCGTCCATTGATGCCTACGACAACTTTGACACCATCGACCTGGCGCAGCGGTTGGAGAAACACCAGCTGATTGAGTTCAGGCGCATCGCCGCTTACCTTTACAAGGGCAACAACCGCTGGAGACAGAGCGTGGAGCTCTGCAAGAAGGACAAGCTCTACAAG GATGCCATGCTCTACGCCGCGGAGTCTAAGGACGCTGAGCTGGCAGAGACGCTGCTCCAGTGGTTCCTGGAGCAGGGCAGGAAGGAGTGCTTCGCCGCCTGCCTGTTTGCCTCCTATGACCTGCTGCACCCGGATGTGGTGCTAGAGCTGGCCTGGAGGCACAACATTGTGGACTTTGCCATGCCCTATTTCATCCAGGTCATGAGAGAGTACCTGACCAAG GTTGATGAGTTTGCAGCGAAGGTGACG gtggacaaacTGGACGAGGCAGACAGCCAAAGGAAAACCGAAGAGGAAGTGATAGAGCCTCAGCCGATAGTGTTCG GGTACCCCGGCTACGGCTACCCTGTCGCTCCCGCCGGGTTCCCGGCTCAGCCCGTCTACGGCTTCAACATGTAA
- the cltcl1 gene encoding clathrin heavy chain 1 isoform X1 has translation MAQILPIRFQEHLQLQNMGVNPANIGFSYLTMESDKFICIREKVGDQNQVVIVDMSDPTNPIRRPISADSAIMNPTSKVIALKAAKTLQIFNIEMKSKVKAHTMTEEVMFWKWISVNTVALVTDTAVFHWSMEGDSQPAKVFDRHASLAGCQIINYRTDEQQKWLLLIGISAQQNRVVGAMQLYSVDRKVSQPIEGHAAAFGEFKVEGNLKASTLFCFAVRSQAGGKLHIIEVGQPAAGNQPFAKKAVDVFFPPEAQTDFPVAMQIGNKHGVIYLITKYGYIHLYDLESGVCIYMNRISAETIFVTAPHEATSGIIGVNKKGQVLSVCVEEENLVNYATNVLQNPDLALRMAVRSNLAGAEEIFARKFNTLFAQGSYSEATKVAASAPKGVLRTAETIRKFQSVPAQPGQASPLLQYFGILLDQGQLNKFESLELCRPVLQQGRKQLLEKWLKEDKLECSEELGDLVKASDPTLALSVYLRANIPNKVIQCFAETSQFQKIVLYAKKVGYTPDWVFLLRNVMRVNPDQGLQFAQMLVQDEEPLANINQIVDVFMEGNLIQQCTSFLLDALKNNRPAEGHLQTRLLEMNLMHAPQVADAILGNQMFTHYDRPHVAQLCEKAGLLQRALEHYTDQYDIKRAVVHTHLLNPEWLVNYFGSLSVEDSLECLRAMLSANIRQNLQLCVQVASKYHEQLGTQLLVELFESFKSYEGLFYFLGSIVNFSQEPDVHFKYIQAACKTGQIKEVERICRESNCYDPERVKNFLKEAKLTDQLPLIIVCDRFDFVHDLVLYLYRNNLQKYIEIYVQKVNPSRLPVVIGGLLDVDCAEDVIKNLIMVVRGQFSTDELVEQVEKRNRLKLLLSWLESRIHDGCEEPATHNALAKIYIDSNNTPERFLKENAFYNSAVVGKYCEKRDPHLACVAYERGQCDLDLIKVCNENSLFKSEARYLVRRKDPELWVNVLDENNPFRRQLIDQVVQTALSETQDPEEVSVTVKAFMTADLPNELIELLEKIVLDNSVFSEHRNLQNLLILTAIKADRTRVMEYINRLDNYDAPDIANIAISNELFEEAFAIFKKFDVNTSAIQVLIEHIGNLDRAYEFAERCNEPAVWSQLARAQLQRDLVKEAIDSYIKAVDPSAYMEVVNAASKNDNWEDLVKFLQMSRKKARESYVETELIFALAKTNRLAELEEFVSGPNNAHIQQVGDRCYEEGMHEAAKLLYNNVSNFARLASTLVHLGEYQAAVDSARKANSTRTWKEVCFACVDGEEFRLAQICGLHIVIHADELEDLISYYQDRGYFEELIALLESALGLERAHMGMFTELAILYSKFKPQRMREHLELFWSRVNIPKVLRAAEQSHLWAELVFLYDKYEEFDNAAITMMSHATDAWREGSFKDIIAKVANVELYYKSLSFYLEFKPLLLNDLLTILSPRLDHTRAVTFFSKVNQLKVVKPYLKSVQNHNNKSVNEALNNLLTEEEDYQGLRASIDAYDNFDTIDLAQRLEKHQLIEFRRIAAYLYKGNNRWRQSVELCKKDKLYKDAMLYAAESKDAELAETLLQWFLEQGRKECFAACLFASYDLLHPDVVLELAWRHNIVDFAMPYFIQVMREYLTKVDEFAAKVTVDKLDEADSQRKTEEEVIEPQPIVFGQQLMLPPSPVPTPPQPGYPGYGYPVAPAGFPAQPVYGFNM, from the exons TTGCAGAACATGGGCGTGAACCCGGCCAACATCGGGTTCAGCTATCTGACCATGGAGTCGGACAAGTTCATCTGCATCAGGGAGAAGGTGGGCGATCAGAACCAGGTGGTGATCGTGGACATGTCCGACCCCACCAACCCCATCAGGAGGCCCATCTCTGCCGACAGTGCCATCATGAACCCCACCAGCAAGGTCATCGCCCTAAAAG CCGCCAAGACGCTACAGATTTTCAACATTGAGATGAAGAGCAAGGTAAAGGCGCACACCATGACGGAGGAGGTCATGTTCTGGAAGTGGATCTCTGTGAACACCGTTGCCCTGGTGACGGACACGGCAGTCTTTCACTGGAGCATGGAGGGGGATTCCCAGCCCGCCAAAGTATTTGATCGGCACGCCAGTCTGGCAGGGTGTCAGATCATCAATTACAGAACTGACGAGCAACAGAAGTGGCTGCTGCTGATAGGGATTTCTGCACAG CAAAACAGAGTGGTTGGCGCCATGCAGCTGTATTCTGTTGACAGGAAAGTGTCTCAGCCTATTGAGGGTCATGCCGCTGCCTTCGGGGAGTTCAAAGTGGAGGGAAATCTCAAAGCCTCAACTCTCTTCTGCTTTGCTGTACGCTCACAGGCTGGGGGAAAG TTGCACATCATTGAAGTTGGTCAGCCAGCTGCAGGAAACCAGCCATTTGCTAAGAAAGCAGTGGATGTGTTCTTCCCCCCAGAGGCCCAGACAGACTTTCCTGTAGCTATGCAG ATTGGCAATAAACATGGCGTCATATATTTGATCACAAAGTATGGCTACATTCACCTGTACGACTTGGAGTCTGGAGTATGCATCTACATGAACCGGATCAGTGCAGAGACCATCTTTGTCACCGCCCCTCACGAAGCCACGTCGGGCATTATTGGAGTCAACAAGAAGGGACAA gtgctgtctgtgtgtgttgaggagGAAAACCTTGTCAACTATGCCACCAATGTTCTGCAGAACCCCGATCTGGCCTTGAGGATGGCTGTGAGGTCCAACTTGGCTGGGGCTGAGGAGATTTTTGCCAGAAAGTTCAACACCTTGTTTGCTCAGGGGAGTTATTCAGAGGCCACTAAGGTGGCTGCGTCGGCACCCAAG GGTGTTCTGCGGACAGCAGAGACCATCCGGAAGTTCCAGAGCGTCCCAGCCCAACCGGGCCAGGCCTCACCGCTCCTGCAGTACTTTGGGATTCTGCTGGACCAGGGCCAGCTCAACAAGTTTGAGTCCCTGGAGCTGTGCCGGCCGGTCCTGCAGCAGGGGCGCAAGCAACTTCTGGAGAAATGGCTAAAGGAGGACAAG CTGGAGTGCTCTGAGGAGCTGGGGGACCTGGTGAAGGCCTCGGACCCCACCCTGGCTCTTAGTGTGTACCTCAGAGCTAACATCCCCAACAAGGTTATCCAGTGCTTTGCCGAGACCAGCCAGTTCCAGAAGATTGTGCTATATGCTAAAAAG GTGGGCTACACCCCAGACTGGGTGTTTTTACTGAGGAACGTGATGCGCGTCAACCCGGATCAGGGACTTCAGTTTGCCCAGATGCTGGTGCAGGATGAGGAGCCGCTGGCCAACATCAACCAG ATCGTCGATGTGTTCATGGAGGGAAACCTGATCCAGCAGTGCACATCTTTTCTGTTGGATGCTCTGAAGAATAACCGCCCGGCTGAGGGCCACCTGCAGACGCGTCTACTAGAGATGAACCTCATGCATGCTCCCCAG GTAGCAGACGCTATCCTGGGCAACCAGATGTTCACCCATTATGACCGGCCCCATGTTGCCCAGCTGTGTGAGAAGGCAGGGCTACTACAGAGAGCTCTGGAGCACTACACCGACCAGTACGACATCAAGCGGGCTGTGGTGCACACACATCTGCTCAACCCGGAG TGGCTGGTGAACTACTTTGGCTCTTTATCAGTGGAGGACTCGCTGGAGTGTTTGAGGGCCATGTTGTCGGCCAACATCAGGCAGAACCTGCAGCTGTGCGTCCAGGTTGCGTCGAAGTATCACGAGCAGCTGGGGACTCAGTTGCTGGTGGAGCTCTTTGAGTCCTTCAAGAGCTACGAGG GCTTGTTTTACTTCCTTGGGTCGATTGTGAATTTCAGCCAGGAGCCGGACGTCCACTTCAAGTACATCCAGGCCGCCTGTAAAACAGGCCAGATTAAGGAAGTGGAAAGGATCTGCAGGGAGAGCAACTGCTACGACCCTGAAAGGGTGAAAAACTTCCTCAAg GAGGCCAAGCTAACAGACCAGCTTCCCCTAATCATTGTGTGTGATCGCTTCGACTTCGTCCATGACCTGGTGCTCTACCTCTACCGTAACAACCTCCAGAAATACATTGAAATCTACGTACAGAAA GTGAACCCCAGTCGCCTCCCCGTGGTAATAGGCGGCCTTTTGGATGTGGACTGTGCTGAGGACGTCATAAAAAACCTGATCATGGTGGTCAGAGGGCAGTTCTCCACTGACGagctggtggagcaggtggagaagaGGAACAG GTTAAAGCTTCTACTGTCGTGGCTGGAGTCCCGAATCCACGATGGCTGCGAGGAGCCGGCCACTCACAACGCCCTCGCCAAAATATACATAGACAGCAACAACACACCCGAGCGCTTCCTGAAGGAGAACGCGTTCTACAACAGCGCCGTGGTGGGGAAGTACTGCGAAAAGAGGGACCCCCACTTGGCCTGCGTGGCCTACGAGAGAGGACAGTGTGACCTGGATCTCATCAAA gtGTGCAATGAGAACTCTTTATTCAAGAGTGAGGCTCGCTATCTGGTGCGAAGGAAAGATCCAGAGCTTTGGGTGAACGTCTTGGATGAAAACAACCCCTTCAGAAGGCAACTCATcgaccag GTGGTGCAGACGGCGCTGTCTGAGACCCAGGATCCAGAGGAGGTGTCGGTCACGGTGAAGGCCTTCATGACCGCGGACTTGCCCAACGAGCTAATCGAGTTGCTGGAGAAGATTGTACTCGACAACTCTGTCTTCAGCGAACACCG GAACCTCCAGAACCTGCTCATTTTGACGGCCATCAAGGCTGACCGCACTCGTGTGATGGAGTACATCAACAGACTGGACAACTATGACGCCCCGGACATCGCTAACATCGCCATCAGCAACGAGCTCTTTGAGGAAGCCTTTGCCATTTTCAAGAAGTTTGACGTCAACACCTCAGCCATacag GTATTAATAGAGCACATAGGGAACTTGGACCGGGCCTATGAGTTCGCAGAGCGCTGCAACGAGCCTGCTGTGTGGAGCCAGCTGGCTcgagctcagctgcagagagacCTGGTTAAGGAGGCCATAGACTCGTACATCAAGGCCGTCGACCCCTCGGCGTACATGGAGGTGGTCAACGCTGCCAGCAAGAACG ataaCTGGGAGGACTTGGTCAAATTCCTCCAGATGTCTCGGAAGAAAGCAAGGGAGTCATATGTGGAGACGGAACTGATCTTCGCTTTGGCCAAAACCAACCGTCTGGCCGAGTTGGAGGAGTTTGTCAGCGGGCCCAATAACGCTCACATACAGCAG GTCGGTGATCGGTGTTACGAAGAGGGGATGCACGAGGCGGCCAAGCTCTTGTACAACAACGTGTCCAACTTTGCCCGCCTGGCATCGACGCTGGTCCACCTCGGGGAGTACCAGGCGGCCGTGGACAGCGCCCGGAAAGCCAACAGCACGCGGACGTGGAAGGAG GTGTGTTTTGCGTGCGTGGACGGGGAGGAGTTTCGGCTGGCCCAGATATGCGGTCTCCACATAGTTATCCACGCCGACGAGCTGGAGGACCTGATAAGCTACTATCAGGACCGTGGGTACTTTGAGGAGCTCATCGCCCTGCTGGAGTCCGCGCTGGGTCTGGAGCGGGCCCACATGGGCATGTTCACCGAGCTCGCCATCTTGTATTCAAAGTTCAAACCACAGAGGATGAGGGAGCACCTGGAGCTGTTCTGGTCCAGAGTCAACATCCCCAAG GTCCTCCGTGCAGCAGAGCAGTCTCATTTATGGGCAGAACTGGTTTTCCTTTATGATAAATATGAGGAGTTTGACAACGCCGCCATCACAATGATGTCTCATGCCACAGATGCATGGAGAGAAGGATCGTTCAAGGACATCATTGCCAAG GTCGCCAATGTGGAGTTGTACTACAAATCTCTGTCCTTCTACCTGGAATTCAAACCTCTTTTACTTAACGACCTGCTGACCATCCTGTCCCCGCGGCTGGACCATACGCGAGCGGTCACCTTCTTCAGCAAG GTGAACCAGCTGAAGGTGGTCAAGCCTTACCTGAAGTCCGTCCAGAATCACAACAACAAGTCGGTCAACGAGGCCCTTAACAACctgctgacggaggaggaggactacCAG GGCCTTAGAGCGTCCATTGATGCCTACGACAACTTTGACACCATCGACCTGGCGCAGCGGTTGGAGAAACACCAGCTGATTGAGTTCAGGCGCATCGCCGCTTACCTTTACAAGGGCAACAACCGCTGGAGACAGAGCGTGGAGCTCTGCAAGAAGGACAAGCTCTACAAG GATGCCATGCTCTACGCCGCGGAGTCTAAGGACGCTGAGCTGGCAGAGACGCTGCTCCAGTGGTTCCTGGAGCAGGGCAGGAAGGAGTGCTTCGCCGCCTGCCTGTTTGCCTCCTATGACCTGCTGCACCCGGATGTGGTGCTAGAGCTGGCCTGGAGGCACAACATTGTGGACTTTGCCATGCCCTATTTCATCCAGGTCATGAGAGAGTACCTGACCAAG GTTGATGAGTTTGCAGCGAAGGTGACG gtggacaaacTGGACGAGGCAGACAGCCAAAGGAAAACCGAAGAGGAAGTGATAGAGCCTCAGCCGATAGTGTTCG GTCAGCAGCTGATGTTGCCCCCCTCACCTGTTCCGACTCCTCCCCAACCAGGGTACCCCGGCTACGGCTACCCTGTCGCTCCCGCCGGGTTCCCGGCTCAGCCCGTCTACGGCTTCAACATGTAA